A stretch of Parvimonas micra DNA encodes these proteins:
- a CDS encoding amino acid permease, with translation MTNNKTTSSVKSNNKSAHKLGFFGFFAITASMVMTVYEYPSFASSGFQLVFFLIVGGLFWFLPVALCSAEMATVEGWESGGIYSWVGNTLGKRWGFSALFFQWFQITVGFVTMSFFILAALAYVFKFDALYNNPMVMFFGVAIIVWVLTFTQLGGTKYTERISKIGFLGGIVLPVIILFIGLIAYFSTGGVSQIKITTETLIPNFKETGTLVIFASFILGYMGVEASASHVNELKNPTRTYPSVMIVLTILTIVLDALGGLAIATTLPDKILNGNLSYGVIEAFEAIFTEHFGSQYNWLVLIVAILLALGVLAEISSWIVGPSRALLEAANDKILPPSFAKTNKNGVSVKTVILQAIIVTIWDAVLCGSIALAGGSDSSVGYLTAIGLTVVIYLVGYILFFLGYFVLILKKSNLKRTFQVPGGKVFKIIVATVGLLITIATLIISFFPSSKLTTVDNQVYQIVLIICFIISLIVPIIIYSNKHRWATKYDDKSK, from the coding sequence ATGACTAATAATAAGACAACATCATCAGTAAAATCAAATAACAAATCAGCGCATAAGCTAGGATTTTTTGGTTTTTTTGCTATAACAGCATCTATGGTAATGACGGTATATGAATATCCGTCTTTTGCTAGTTCTGGTTTTCAACTTGTATTCTTTCTAATTGTCGGAGGACTTTTTTGGTTCTTGCCTGTTGCATTATGCTCTGCAGAAATGGCAACAGTAGAAGGATGGGAATCTGGAGGTATTTATTCATGGGTTGGAAATACTCTAGGTAAACGATGGGGATTTTCAGCTTTATTCTTTCAATGGTTTCAAATAACAGTAGGATTTGTTACCATGTCATTTTTTATACTTGCAGCATTGGCATACGTATTTAAATTTGATGCACTTTACAATAACCCAATGGTTATGTTTTTTGGAGTTGCAATCATTGTGTGGGTTCTAACATTTACACAATTAGGTGGAACAAAATATACAGAAAGAATTTCTAAGATTGGTTTTCTTGGAGGAATAGTTCTTCCTGTTATTATACTTTTCATTGGCTTAATTGCATACTTTAGTACTGGTGGTGTTTCTCAAATTAAGATTACTACAGAAACTCTAATTCCAAATTTCAAGGAAACAGGAACTCTTGTAATTTTTGCTTCTTTTATTCTCGGTTATATGGGCGTAGAGGCATCAGCATCTCACGTTAACGAACTTAAGAATCCGACAAGAACATATCCTTCAGTTATGATTGTTTTAACTATACTTACAATTGTACTTGATGCTCTTGGCGGACTTGCTATAGCTACAACTCTTCCAGACAAAATATTAAATGGTAATCTATCTTATGGAGTTATTGAGGCATTTGAAGCAATCTTTACAGAACATTTTGGTTCACAATATAATTGGCTTGTTTTAATAGTTGCAATACTATTAGCTCTTGGTGTATTAGCAGAAATATCTTCTTGGATCGTTGGCCCATCCAGAGCGCTTTTAGAAGCTGCAAATGATAAGATTCTCCCTCCATCTTTTGCAAAAACTAATAAAAATGGAGTGTCAGTAAAAACAGTTATACTTCAAGCAATTATAGTAACAATTTGGGATGCAGTTCTATGTGGTTCTATAGCATTGGCAGGAGGTTCTGATTCATCAGTTGGTTATTTAACAGCAATAGGACTTACAGTTGTAATCTATTTGGTTGGATATATATTATTCTTCTTAGGATATTTCGTTTTAATATTGAAAAAATCTAATTTAAAACGTACATTCCAAGTTCCTGGTGGAAAAGTATTTAAAATAATTGTTGCTACAGTAGGATTGCTTATTACAATAGCAACTTTAATTATTTCATTTTTCCCATCATCAAAATTAACAACTGTAGACAATCAAGTATATCAAATTGTGCTAATTATATGCTTTATTATCTCCTTAATAGTTCCTATAATTATTTATTCAAATAAACATAGATGGGCAACAAAATATGATGATAAAAGTAAGTAG
- a CDS encoding GNAT family N-acetyltransferase has translation MLIRPMTIDDYEEVYSLWMSCKGMGLNNLDDSKEGIEKFLIHNPNTCFVAEENCIVGAIMVGNDGRRGYIYHTAVNPKYQNQKIGTKLLNTAINELIKLGINKVALVVFDKNEKGNIFWEKQGFTIRDDLIYRNKSLKDITRIDT, from the coding sequence ATGTTAATTAGACCGATGACTATAGATGATTATGAGGAAGTGTATTCTCTTTGGATGTCCTGTAAGGGAATGGGATTAAATAATCTTGATGATTCAAAAGAAGGAATAGAAAAGTTTTTGATTCACAATCCTAATACATGTTTTGTCGCGGAGGAAAATTGTATTGTAGGTGCTATTATGGTTGGAAATGACGGAAGAAGAGGTTATATTTATCATACAGCTGTTAATCCTAAATATCAAAATCAAAAAATTGGAACTAAATTATTGAATACAGCTATAAATGAACTTATTAAATTGGGAATTAATAAAGTTGCTCTTGTAGTTTTTGATAAAAATGAAAAGGGAAATATTTTTTGGGAAAAACAAGGTTTTACTATTAGAGATGATTTAATTTATCGTAATAAATCACTTAAAGATATAACAAGGATTGACACTTAA
- a CDS encoding DUF6176 family protein produces the protein MNIELSRFRVRKGKSEVVDKWMNFLNENMEEVLLTLDGEKMYVETIFREKCDDEEYLYWYSIQGENGIRVEESDSWIDKKHLEYWDECIDKNYYVEMSMQVSMIPHHIANLMMDNSIVR, from the coding sequence ATGAATATAGAATTATCACGATTTCGTGTCAGAAAAGGCAAGTCGGAAGTAGTAGATAAGTGGATGAATTTTTTAAATGAAAATATGGAGGAAGTATTACTTACTTTAGACGGAGAGAAAATGTATGTCGAAACTATTTTTAGAGAAAAATGTGATGATGAAGAGTATCTTTATTGGTATTCAATTCAGGGAGAAAACGGAATAAGAGTGGAAGAGTCTGATTCATGGATAGATAAAAAGCATCTTGAGTATTGGGATGAATGTATAGATAAAAATTACTATGTTGAAATGTCAATGCAAGTTTCTATGATTCCTCATCATATAGCTAATTTGATGATGGATAATTCAATTGTTAGATAA
- a CDS encoding YehR family lipoprotein — protein MKRLRNVMLSLAMLFVIVLSTACSSKETTATKTFVKEQNGVKVTLVYTYIEKDDKVVKQTSKTEALFSAFQGRDIEQLKKQIQDVSAKYQGIKGLKETLDIQEDKFVEEVEVDYTDFDYEKAKGLPGMVFTGNPSTNKVSMEKSAEMLKSQGFEEQK, from the coding sequence ATGAAAAGATTAAGAAATGTTATGTTATCTTTAGCAATGCTTTTTGTTATAGTATTATCAACTGCTTGCTCAAGTAAAGAAACTACTGCTACAAAAACTTTTGTAAAGGAACAAAATGGTGTTAAGGTAACTCTTGTCTATACTTATATTGAAAAGGACGACAAAGTTGTTAAACAAACAAGTAAAACTGAGGCTCTATTCTCAGCATTTCAAGGCAGAGACATAGAACAATTAAAGAAACAAATACAAGATGTTTCTGCTAAATATCAAGGGATTAAAGGTTTAAAAGAAACTTTAGATATTCAAGAAGATAAATTTGTTGAAGAAGTTGAAGTAGATTATACAGACTTTGATTATGAAAAGGCAAAAGGCCTTCCAGGAATGGTGTTCACTGGAAATCCTAGCACGAATAAAGTTAGCATGGAAAAAAGTGCAGAAATGTTAAAATCACAAGGATTTGAAGAACAAAAATAA
- a CDS encoding LemA family protein has protein sequence MTVLYVVLAVVVLLVLWIISSYNRLIRLREMVKNAMGQIAANLESRWDALKSLIDATKKYSQHEAETLEKVVQARGGLNSNSSVKDIEADDNMFTQALSRLAVVVESYPELKANTVYLNTMDKIDSYEQDVKNSRMIYNDTVTRFNRSMLTFPIVLVSRMLGFHEYQYFQNTESKANPPSWD, from the coding sequence ATGACTGTTTTATATGTAGTACTTGCAGTAGTAGTCCTACTTGTATTGTGGATTATCTCAAGTTATAACAGATTAATAAGACTTAGAGAAATGGTAAAAAATGCTATGGGGCAAATAGCTGCAAATCTTGAATCAAGATGGGATGCTTTAAAATCTTTGATTGATGCAACTAAAAAATATTCACAACATGAAGCTGAAACATTGGAAAAAGTTGTTCAAGCAAGAGGAGGATTAAATAGTAACAGTTCTGTAAAAGATATTGAAGCTGATGATAATATGTTTACTCAAGCTCTATCAAGACTTGCTGTTGTAGTTGAATCATATCCTGAATTAAAAGCTAATACAGTGTATTTAAATACTATGGATAAAATTGACTCTTATGAACAAGATGTAAAGAACTCCAGAATGATTTACAATGACACTGTTACTAGATTTAACAGATCAATGTTAACTTTCCCAATAGTTTTAGTTTCAAGAATGTTAGGATTCCATGAATATCAATATTTCCAAAATACGGAATCAAAAGCAAACCCACCAAGTTGGGATTAG
- a CDS encoding DUF2207 family protein, translating into MKNFRSIIRRLFIFSFIIVGFFIISSNNSFADTFYKNEIKVKINKDGSADIESIMDFMPTKGTEYYIPIENLGKSEILNFTVSEIQEGKEVSYESLQTWNVKQTREQKAKKSGVVKTTKGYELCFGFGEYKRKTFVLRYRVTNFVKLLTDSDMVFWKFVNDGLSASPKEVKVTISKAEGKFDNTNAKIWAFGNKGKIEFLDGNIVFTSLSALSGSNYVTVLTQLNKGEFTSGEVIDKDFSYYKDMAFKGSSYKKNTTKTTKSSRLPYRAIIRGIIFSLVAIFGATAAATSNKKFKGGHKKGEFKGEYYRDIPEKEWWKLSHILKCAGFDGPESIIRAYFLKWIQTKLLTPMTEEKGFIFKREILSLKINSESNYEFETSTERKLFDMVKAAARDDEILQENEFTAYLRKTKNQNAFKAIQESLKQESVTYATQNDLLVKNSRNKYVYTYSDKGKDFTARLIKYYNYLKDFSLLSEREVSEIKVWKDLLIYATLFDVAEEVEKQLKKLSPEFLESYDVDVYSLHTAMIYSHVFSSNFLDAYSKSVQSSSGGGGGFSSIGGGGGSFGGGSGGGTR; encoded by the coding sequence ATGAAAAATTTTAGAAGTATTATCAGGAGACTTTTTATATTCTCATTTATAATAGTTGGCTTTTTTATAATTTCTTCCAATAATTCTTTCGCAGACACTTTTTATAAGAATGAAATTAAAGTTAAAATTAATAAAGACGGAAGTGCTGATATTGAAAGTATTATGGATTTTATGCCAACTAAAGGAACGGAATACTATATTCCTATAGAAAATTTAGGAAAAAGTGAAATATTAAATTTTACAGTTTCTGAAATTCAAGAAGGAAAAGAAGTTTCTTATGAGAGTTTACAGACTTGGAATGTAAAACAAACAAGAGAACAAAAGGCAAAAAAGTCTGGAGTTGTAAAAACGACAAAAGGGTATGAGCTTTGTTTTGGTTTTGGAGAATATAAGAGAAAGACTTTTGTATTAAGATATAGGGTTACGAATTTTGTAAAACTTTTAACTGACTCGGATATGGTTTTTTGGAAGTTTGTAAATGACGGATTAAGTGCATCACCAAAAGAAGTAAAAGTTACTATTTCAAAGGCAGAAGGAAAATTTGACAATACTAATGCTAAGATTTGGGCATTTGGTAATAAAGGAAAAATAGAATTTTTAGATGGAAATATAGTTTTTACTAGTTTATCAGCACTTTCTGGCTCTAATTATGTAACTGTTTTAACACAGTTGAATAAGGGAGAATTTACTTCTGGAGAAGTTATAGATAAAGACTTTTCATATTATAAGGATATGGCATTTAAAGGTTCAAGTTATAAGAAAAATACAACTAAAACTACTAAATCATCAAGACTACCTTATAGAGCAATTATTAGAGGTATAATATTCTCACTTGTAGCTATTTTTGGAGCTACTGCTGCAGCTACATCAAATAAGAAGTTTAAAGGTGGTCATAAAAAGGGAGAATTCAAAGGAGAATATTACAGAGATATTCCTGAAAAAGAATGGTGGAAATTATCCCATATTTTGAAATGTGCGGGTTTTGATGGTCCAGAGTCAATAATTAGGGCTTATTTTCTAAAGTGGATTCAAACTAAACTTTTAACACCTATGACTGAAGAAAAAGGATTTATCTTTAAAAGAGAAATTTTATCTTTGAAAATAAATTCTGAATCAAATTACGAATTTGAGACTTCTACAGAGAGAAAATTATTTGATATGGTTAAGGCAGCTGCTAGAGATGATGAAATACTACAGGAAAATGAATTTACTGCATATTTAAGAAAGACAAAAAATCAAAATGCGTTTAAAGCTATACAAGAAAGTCTGAAACAAGAATCTGTTACTTATGCAACACAAAATGACTTGCTTGTTAAAAATAGCAGAAATAAATATGTATATACTTATAGTGACAAAGGTAAAGATTTTACTGCTCGTCTAATTAAGTATTATAATTATTTAAAAGATTTCTCATTATTAAGTGAAAGAGAAGTTTCTGAAATAAAAGTTTGGAAAGATTTATTGATTTATGCAACTCTTTTTGATGTTGCAGAAGAAGTTGAAAAGCAATTAAAGAAATTATCTCCAGAATTTTTGGAAAGTTACGATGTTGATGTTTATTCGTTGCATACTGCTATGATTTATTCTCATGTATTTTCTAGTAACTTTTTAGACGCTTACTCAAAAAGTGTTCAAAGTTCCTCTGGCGGAGGCGGAGGCTTTTCAAGTATCGGAGGCGGCGGAGGCTCCTTCGGTGGTGGTTCCGGTGGTGGAACTAGATAG
- a CDS encoding class I SAM-dependent methyltransferase: protein MDKKALLNEWLHEQEIAHIKGWDFSHIRERYREEDDLPWDFESIIKSYLRENDYLLDMETGGGEFLLSFMINPKHTAAIEGYKPNIKICEERLIPLGIDFKPADGGDELPFKDNYFDIITNRHGKYNIDELKRVLKSGGLFLTQQVGAENDRELVELLIGNVDIPFPKAYLNISKQEFIENGFEIIEEAEAYRPIEFYDVGALVWFARIIDWEFPYFEVEKYKENLFKAQEILEKEGVIRGRIHRYYFVARKK from the coding sequence ATGGATAAAAAGGCACTTTTAAATGAATGGTTACATGAGCAGGAAATTGCTCATATTAAGGGCTGGGATTTTTCTCACATTAGAGAAAGATATAGAGAAGAAGATGATCTTCCATGGGATTTTGAGAGTATTATAAAGTCTTATTTAAGAGAAAATGATTATTTGTTGGATATGGAAACTGGCGGTGGAGAATTTCTTTTATCTTTTATGATAAATCCCAAACATACCGCAGCAATTGAAGGCTATAAGCCAAATATTAAGATATGTGAGGAAAGACTTATTCCTTTGGGAATAGATTTTAAACCAGCCGATGGTGGGGATGAACTTCCTTTTAAGGATAATTATTTTGATATTATTACCAATAGACATGGTAAATATAATATAGATGAGCTTAAAAGAGTTCTTAAAAGTGGAGGGTTATTTCTTACACAACAGGTTGGTGCTGAAAATGACAGAGAATTGGTAGAACTTTTAATTGGTAATGTTGATATTCCATTTCCTAAAGCTTATCTGAATATTTCAAAACAAGAATTTATAGAAAATGGTTTTGAGATTATTGAAGAAGCAGAAGCTTATAGACCGATAGAGTTTTATGATGTTGGTGCTCTAGTTTGGTTTGCAAGGATTATAGATTGGGAATTTCCTTATTTTGAAGTCGAGAAGTATAAAGAAAATCTCTTTAAAGCACAGGAAATTCTTGAAAAAGAAGGAGTAATTAGAGGTAGAATTCACAGATATTATTTTGTTGCAAGAAAGAAATAG
- a CDS encoding flavodoxin domain-containing protein has protein sequence MSSAMEYKSHQNFDFSLDDNILDERESFSPKVKVIYFSPTGTTKKIIKNVIKGIESKQVEYVDLTKDNRISKKEKIDTTKDDLIILGAPVYGGFLYKEFRNYIKNIDFNNKAVAIVLLYGNAAIMFSKREIVSIVKKNNGNVVGYGEFVGEHSFSTKELPVAINRPNAEDINMAISFGKAIREELKNNIEKNKSLSLFDRFIGKVADIKPVHTGRRIFTIPKTDYELCDNCGVCIKKCPKACIDNHIITDKKACIVCMACVKACHKNARISKAKNPLIKIGLKKINRNKNESKFVVF, from the coding sequence ATGAGTAGTGCCATGGAATATAAGAGTCATCAAAATTTTGATTTTTCTTTAGATGATAATATTTTGGATGAGAGAGAATCTTTTTCTCCAAAAGTTAAGGTAATTTATTTTTCACCTACAGGAACTACTAAAAAAATAATTAAGAATGTGATTAAAGGGATTGAGTCAAAGCAAGTAGAGTATGTTGATTTAACAAAGGATAATAGAATTTCAAAGAAAGAAAAAATTGACACTACTAAAGATGATTTAATTATTTTAGGGGCACCAGTTTATGGTGGATTTTTGTATAAAGAATTTAGAAATTATATAAAGAATATTGATTTTAATAATAAAGCTGTCGCTATAGTTTTACTATATGGGAATGCTGCAATTATGTTTTCAAAAAGAGAGATTGTTTCTATAGTAAAAAAGAATAATGGCAATGTTGTGGGTTATGGAGAGTTTGTTGGAGAACATTCTTTTTCAACAAAAGAACTACCTGTTGCTATAAATAGACCGAATGCAGAAGATATTAATATGGCAATTTCATTTGGAAAGGCTATAAGAGAGGAATTAAAAAATAATATAGAAAAGAATAAAAGCTTAAGCTTATTTGATAGATTTATAGGCAAAGTTGCTGATATAAAACCTGTACACACTGGGAGAAGAATATTTACTATTCCTAAAACTGATTATGAGCTTTGTGATAATTGTGGGGTTTGTATAAAAAAATGTCCTAAAGCTTGTATTGATAATCACATTATAACGGATAAAAAAGCTTGTATTGTATGCATGGCTTGTGTAAAGGCTTGTCATAAGAATGCTCGTATAAGCAAGGCAAAAAATCCATTGATAAAAATAGGATTGAAAAAAATTAATAGAAATAAAAATGAATCAAAGTTTGTTGTTTTTTAG
- a CDS encoding DUF2207 family protein — MKNLKNLVKKVFTFSIVLLTLFVIPFNNSFADTFYKNEINVKINKDGSADVESIMDFEPSKGTEYYIPIENLGKSEILNYDVSEIIEGKEVPYETLNTWNVKQTREQKAKKAGVVKTKNGYELCFGFGEYQRKTFVLRYRVTNFVKLLKDSDMVYWQFVNKGLSSAPQEVKITISKAEGKFDNSNSKIWAFGNKGKIEFLDGKIVFNSLTGLSSSNYVTILTQINKGEFTSGETINKDFSYYKDLAFKGSDYTKKADKKSSNKIFYVAGGIIVAIVVLVKIFGKKKSNGYQKGDFKGEYYRDIPEKEWWKLSDILEDIGFDGQESIIRAYFLKWIQEKILIPVTEEKGLIFKKDTLALKIKSGFNNDFEEKVERKLFAMFAGAAGADGILQENEFSDYLEDTDNQEEFESIEEDLEELSNEYASKNDLFEKSSKGKYSHTYSEKGKEFTAKLVKNYNYLKDFSLLSEREISEIKVWKNLLIYATLYDVADEVEKQLKKLSPEFLRNIDMDVESLHTAVIYSNAFSNDFVDAYSRSVEEASDGGGGFTSIGGGDDSFGGGDGGGTR; from the coding sequence ATGAAAAATCTTAAAAATTTAGTAAAAAAAGTTTTTACATTTTCCATTGTTTTATTAACTTTGTTTGTAATACCTTTCAATAATTCTTTTGCAGACACTTTTTATAAAAATGAAATTAATGTTAAGATTAATAAAGACGGAAGTGCCGATGTTGAAAGTATTATGGATTTTGAACCATCTAAAGGAACTGAATACTATATTCCTATAGAAAATTTAGGAAAAAGTGAAATTTTAAACTATGATGTTTCTGAAATTATAGAAGGAAAAGAAGTTCCTTATGAAACTTTAAATACTTGGAATGTAAAACAAACTAGAGAACAAAAAGCAAAGAAAGCTGGAGTTGTAAAGACTAAAAATGGCTATGAACTCTGCTTTGGATTTGGTGAGTATCAGAGAAAAACTTTTGTTTTAAGATATAGGGTTACAAATTTTGTAAAACTTTTAAAAGACTCTGATATGGTTTATTGGCAATTTGTCAATAAGGGATTGAGTTCTGCCCCACAAGAAGTGAAAATTACTATTTCTAAAGCTGAAGGTAAATTCGATAATTCAAATTCAAAGATTTGGGCTTTTGGAAATAAGGGAAAGATTGAATTTTTAGATGGAAAAATAGTTTTTAATAGTTTAACAGGTCTTTCTAGTTCTAATTATGTAACTATTTTAACTCAGATTAATAAAGGAGAGTTTACCTCTGGTGAAACTATAAATAAAGATTTTTCATATTATAAAGATTTAGCATTTAAAGGCTCTGATTATACTAAAAAAGCCGATAAAAAAAGTAGTAATAAGATTTTTTATGTTGCAGGAGGTATAATTGTTGCCATTGTTGTTCTTGTTAAAATATTTGGCAAGAAAAAGAGCAATGGATATCAAAAAGGAGACTTTAAAGGAGAATATTACAGAGATATTCCTGAAAAAGAATGGTGGAAATTGTCCGATATTTTAGAAGATATAGGTTTCGATGGTCAAGAATCGATAATTAGAGCATATTTTCTAAAATGGATACAAGAAAAAATATTAATACCTGTAACTGAAGAAAAGGGACTTATTTTTAAAAAAGACACATTGGCTTTGAAAATAAAGAGCGGTTTTAACAATGATTTCGAAGAAAAAGTAGAGAGAAAACTATTTGCTATGTTTGCAGGTGCTGCCGGAGCTGATGGAATCTTACAAGAAAATGAGTTTTCTGATTATTTGGAAGATACGGATAATCAAGAAGAATTTGAATCAATAGAAGAAGATTTAGAAGAACTATCCAATGAATATGCAAGTAAAAATGATCTTTTTGAAAAAAGTAGTAAAGGCAAATATTCTCATACTTATAGTGAAAAAGGTAAAGAATTTACCGCAAAATTAGTAAAAAATTATAATTATTTGAAAGACTTTTCATTATTGAGTGAGAGAGAAATTTCAGAGATAAAAGTTTGGAAAAACTTGTTAATTTATGCAACGCTTTATGATGTTGCAGATGAAGTTGAAAAACAATTAAAGAAATTATCTCCGGAATTTTTGAGAAATATAGATATGGATGTAGAATCATTGCATACGGCAGTTATTTATTCTAATGCATTCTCTAATGATTTCGTGGATGCTTATTCAAGAAGTGTTGAAGAGGCTTCTGATGGAGGTGGAGGCTTTACAAGCATCGGCGGTGGAGATGATTCCTTCGGTGGCGGAGATGGTGGAGGAACTCGTTAA
- a CDS encoding alpha/beta hydrolase encodes MNFVDINEGGEKVILLIHPMLSSAEGMKFLIADNILGDYRYIIPDLSAHGKSREVYKSAEMEANKIKNYLIENGIDKINLAFGASLGGVVLLNLLNSKDIIVDKCVFEGASLWQKAYFLDFLFKKIFLRKHKKALKDKNFAVKKMTTLYGAEFGKIMAESFIRMDDESIVNIIHDCSFVKIPDLSKDEQEKLIFCYGSKEFDYKEAKKVIPKKLPYVKLKVWEGYGHCDKITEDNLEYCKFLESQI; translated from the coding sequence ATGAATTTTGTTGATATTAATGAGGGTGGCGAAAAGGTAATATTACTTATTCATCCTATGTTATCTTCTGCTGAGGGAATGAAATTTTTAATTGCTGACAATATATTAGGGGATTATAGATATATAATTCCGGACTTATCAGCACATGGAAAGTCAAGAGAAGTATATAAGTCAGCGGAAATGGAAGCTAATAAAATAAAGAATTATTTAATTGAAAACGGAATAGATAAGATAAATTTAGCTTTTGGAGCCTCTTTAGGTGGAGTAGTATTGTTAAATTTATTAAATAGCAAGGATATAATTGTAGATAAATGTGTTTTTGAAGGAGCTAGTTTGTGGCAAAAAGCCTATTTTTTAGATTTTCTTTTTAAGAAAATTTTTTTGAGAAAACATAAGAAAGCTCTTAAAGATAAGAATTTTGCTGTAAAAAAAATGACTACTCTATATGGAGCGGAATTTGGTAAAATAATGGCAGAGTCTTTTATAAGGATGGATGATGAAAGTATTGTGAATATAATTCACGACTGTTCTTTTGTAAAAATTCCAGATTTATCTAAGGATGAGCAAGAAAAGCTGATTTTTTGTTATGGTTCTAAAGAGTTTGATTATAAAGAAGCGAAGAAGGTGATACCCAAAAAACTACCTTATGTTAAATTAAAAGTATGGGAAGGTTATGGGCATTGTGATAAAATTACAGAAGATAATTTAGAATATTGTAAATTTTTAGAAAGTCAAATATAA
- the gltX gene encoding glutamate--tRNA ligase, with the protein MVRLRFAPSPTGYLHIGGLRTALYNYLYAKQNGGKFLLRIEDTDRTRYVEGAIENLIHELKWAGVEADEGVCLDENDKITEVGECGPYIQSERVEKGIYNKYAEELIEKGYAYYCFCSKERLDDIKNQQKADGKIPRYDGLCRGVSIEDAKKRIANGESYVIRLKLPENRDIVFEDVIKGKITINTNDMDDQVLIKADGFPTYHFAVVVDDHLMGITHIVRGDEWISSTPKHIYLYEALGFEKPTFVHLPTVLNKSGKKLSKRNDDASVEDFRLKGYLPEALINYLALVGWSPESNEEILSLDEMVKQFSFDRVSKSGGVFDVDKLDWVNAQYIRKMEVSELAKLVKPYLVEAGFIKEDICEKRLELITKTFQESISRLPEIVDQSRFLFEEVEVEADALEMRNVEHIGILKEKIKEELSQIDEIDEEIAKGFMKKVQKASGFKGKDLYMPVRALLTGQVHGPELSNILEILGKGEILRRLK; encoded by the coding sequence ATGGTTAGATTACGTTTTGCACCAAGTCCAACAGGATATTTACATATAGGAGGACTTAGGACTGCTTTATATAATTATTTATATGCTAAGCAAAATGGAGGAAAGTTTTTGCTTAGAATTGAAGATACTGATAGAACTAGATATGTTGAAGGAGCTATCGAAAATTTGATTCATGAACTTAAGTGGGCGGGAGTTGAGGCAGATGAAGGTGTTTGTCTTGATGAAAATGATAAGATCACAGAAGTTGGTGAATGTGGTCCATATATTCAATCTGAAAGAGTTGAAAAGGGAATTTACAATAAATATGCAGAGGAACTTATTGAAAAGGGATATGCTTATTATTGTTTCTGTAGTAAGGAAAGACTTGACGATATAAAAAATCAACAAAAGGCTGACGGAAAAATTCCAAGATATGACGGACTTTGTAGAGGCGTTAGTATCGAAGATGCTAAAAAGAGAATTGCAAATGGCGAAAGTTATGTTATCAGATTAAAATTACCTGAAAATAGAGATATTGTTTTTGAAGATGTTATTAAAGGCAAAATTACAATAAATACAAATGATATGGACGACCAAGTTTTGATTAAGGCTGACGGTTTTCCAACTTATCATTTTGCAGTAGTTGTTGATGACCATTTAATGGGAATTACTCATATAGTAAGAGGAGATGAATGGATTTCATCAACTCCTAAACATATTTATCTTTATGAAGCTCTTGGCTTTGAAAAGCCTACTTTTGTTCATTTACCAACAGTTTTGAATAAGAGCGGAAAGAAATTATCCAAGAGAAATGATGATGCGTCTGTTGAAGATTTTAGATTAAAAGGATATTTACCAGAAGCACTTATAAATTATCTTGCTCTTGTAGGTTGGAGTCCTGAAAGCAATGAAGAAATTTTATCTTTAGATGAAATGGTTAAACAATTCTCTTTCGATAGAGTTTCAAAATCCGGCGGAGTTTTTGATGTAGATAAATTAGATTGGGTTAATGCTCAATACATTAGAAAGATGGAAGTTTCAGAACTTGCAAAACTTGTTAAACCTTATTTGGTTGAAGCTGGTTTTATAAAAGAAGATATTTGTGAAAAGAGACTTGAGCTTATCACAAAGACTTTCCAAGAGTCTATTTCAAGACTTCCTGAAATTGTAGATCAATCAAGATTCTTATTTGAAGAAGTTGAAGTTGAGGCTGATGCTTTAGAAATGAGAAATGTAGAACATATAGGAATTTTAAAGGAAAAAATAAAAGAAGAATTATCTCAAATTGACGAAATTGATGAAGAGATTGCTAAGGGCTTTATGAAAAAAGTTCAAAAGGCATCAGGTTTTAAGGGCAAAGACTTGTATATGCCTGTTAGAGCATTACTTACAGGTCAAGTTCACGGACCTGAACTTTCAAATATTTTAGAAATTTTAGGTAAGGGAGAAATTTTGAGAAGATTGAAATAG